From a single Triplophysa rosa linkage group LG1, Trosa_1v2, whole genome shotgun sequence genomic region:
- the LOC130559865 gene encoding protein mono-ADP-ribosyltransferase PARP14-like has product MVVHTNKFTMESYQHAVFFEANNSLDIAQIQKYFQIKRKSGGGECEILKVGANTYKICFRDKEAQKRVLAQKDHVIHLQGQDELCISLRYDDIAESDKQTKSSDQQMCASAKHMEKVFNLDPYLLRYLSECKNATSDLNQRLSKLSSSFHICIDSEKLVVVKEQEDKDSCPPKKWHFAVEEVLTDIQNHYILHFEVETDRLEILEENSLLFNENLIKYHEKTLAVVVGKRENVEKITKFIDALQAKQQDQRECHISEKQFALVKEQFEQSRKSSFSNIEISQEKPGTVILKGREKEVDAGEKELLNLVKGIKEKRIPLHHSISTFLESSGGIQLFQNRFQQSLRSPVMLENAGSDLLLLSLTDGALTEAAAAVQRDMCFESLCLEKTEKQSPGFITLKDHLNDAVQQANLGSVKVDVAYQERSNPINPSIDVDIVGYTHEVCRLKDILLEYKTNNEDIHQSLPLPMPEMAEQFSDILSFFGLKSSTVKVNPTCSPVPRVHLTGPRCEVEGLKKNLETFLKRLVSKRYEVNGPGVQQFFQGDGRETLQLAKKSYGVQILPVQRTQQSVQVPTDASTSTSLHSLPVVPLPHCGPEPMEVDYLDVHIQVVIGRLEEQQADVFVAPMIKTNLTSTMVGSCLLKKGGQRFQTNFNNAKGQRTLTPGDVLEVDGTLTLGCSEVFFIECVPKSAEALHSGLARVLTLCEQQSRGSVALPIIGPGLALSIPVKDAVDILTREITTFLSGFTGSLHTIYITIMPNDTHSEEMFQTVCVELSAKMVDNTGQALFNSLTTDLDEIVTAESGTQVHLVFGDITNETTDVILNTTDFTTTDFQTGVCKDILTKAGPHIQSQLTGAQVQSGEIFKTQPGGFPCKQIMHVCGQRSASVIETLAKEIVVHCERDHYQSVAIPAICAGKGCMDPKEVAKSVLQGVKDGIQGANLRYLKTVRIVLLKINVFLAFKEMAQHILGINTQLSVPAPLVPTRVTTRVRSSTTGERHATTTRASRSLSLPIRNNINSLLSLPVALAKAEFLVIGHTIDDVSNACTALKRAYENQCSSQSISSEDINCLSADEMNQLNSTVESLHLHMQESSSGVYEVMGQKDGVNEVAGLIQGALRRQLRQMDQENLYGQVTWCILGQRGLWQKLSKDMNYKLEKRDVKDGIMDAQGVKWTVDLRNMVAKASGTRKKTKLKRLENHSDFSLPIYWDNMNPHELVKVVNLDQSSTEYHNVKVDFRKTVKQTVLKIERIQNVHLRRSYEGRIKEQENRNGPDGAEEKILYHGTTEEASKAIMNTNFNRRYAGQNGTVYGVGTYFAVSASYSANPLYSIPKSDGTQLMFVARVLTGRYAQGQGTMKAPPENFDSVVDNTQDPTMFVVFHDCQAYPDYLITFK; this is encoded by the exons ATGGTCGTCCACACTAACAAATTCACAATGGAAAGTTACCAGCATGCTGTGTTTTTTGAGGCAAATAATTCTTTAGATATTGCACAAATACAAAAGTACTTTCAAATCAAGAGAAAATCTGGAGGGGGAGAATGTGAAATCCTAAAAGTTGGTGCCAACACTTACAAGATATGTTTTAGGGACAAAGAAG CCCAGAAAAGGGTTCTGGCCCAAAAAGATCATGTCATCCATTTACAAGGACAAGACGAGCTCTGTATTTCTTTAAGATATGACGATATTGCTGAAAGCGATAAACAGACTAAATCTTCTGACCAACAG atGTGTGCTAGTGCTAAACATATGGAGAAGGTTTTTAATTTGGACCCATATCTGCTACGCTACCTCAGCGAATGTAAAAATGCGACTTCAGATTTGAACCAACGTCTTTCTAAGCTCTCCAGCTCCTTTCACATCTGCATAGACTCTGAAAAGTTAGTGGTGGTAAAGGAACAGGAAGATAAAGATAGCTGCCCCCCAAAGAAATGGCATTTCGCAGTTGAGGAAGTTTTAACAGACATTCAGAATCACTATATTCTCCACTTTGAAGTTGAAACAGACAGACTAGAAATTCTAGAAGAAAACTCTCTCCTTTTTAATGAGAACTTAataaaatatcatgaaaaaaCCTTAGCTGTTGTGGTTGGAAAGCGTGAAAATGTGGAAAAGATTACAAAGTTTATTGATGCATTGCAGGCCAAACAGCAGGATCAGAGAGAGTGTCACATATCAGAGAAACAATTTGCCCTTGTAAAAGAACAGTTTGAACAGAGCAGAAAGTCTAGTTTCTCAAACATTGAGATCAGTCAAGAAAAACCAGGAACTGTGATTTTGAAGGGTCGAGAAAAAGAGGTTGATGCAGGAGAAAAAgagcttttgaatttagtgaagGGAATTAAAGAAAAAAGGATCCCATTGCATCATAGCATTAGTACCTTCCTAGAATCAAGTGGTGGTATACAGCTCTTCCAAAACCGATTTCAACAGAGCCTCCGCAGCCCAGTAATGCTTGAGAATGCAGGTTCAGATCTTCTTCTGTTGAGTCTTACTGATGGAGCACTAACTGAGGCAGCTGCTGCTGTGCAGAGAGACATGTGCTTTGAGAGTCTATGCCTGGAGAAGACTGAAAAACAGTCACCTGGATTCATTACACTTAAAGACCATTTGAATGACGCTGTCCAACAGGCCAATCTTGGAAGTGTGAAAGTGGATGTTGCCTACCAAGAGAGATCAAATCCGATTAACCCCAGCATCGACGTGGACATTGTGGGCTATACTCATGAAGTATGTAGGCTAAAGGACATCTTACtagaatacaaaacaaataatgaagATATCCATCAATCTCTGCCTCTTCCCATGCCAGAGATGGCGGAACAATTCTCTGACATTTTGTCATTCTTTGGCTTGAAGAGCAGTACGGTGAAAGTAAATCCAACATGTTCACCTGTTCCACGTGTCCACCTCACGGGACCACGTTGTGAAGTTGAAGGACTTAAGAAAAACCTAGAGACATTTCTTAAGAGACTTGTCAGTAAGCGATATGAAGTGAATGGACCTGGAGTTCAACAATTTTTTCAAGGTGATGGTAGGGAGACTTTACAATTAGCAAAAAAGTCTTATGGGGTACAGATTCTTCCTGTTCAAAGAACGCAGCAAAGTGTTCAAGTGCCCACAGATGCAAGCACCAGTACCAGTCTTCACAGCCTACCAGTTGTGCCACTACCTCATTGTGGCCCAGAACCAATGGAGGTGGATTACCTTGATGTGCACATTCAAGTTGTGATCGGTAGGCTTGAGGAACAGCAA GCTGATGTGTTTGTTGCGCCaatgataaaaacaaacttaaccTCAACCATGGTCGGATCGTGCCTGTTAAAGAAAGGAGGACAACGGTTCCAGACTAATTTTAACAATGCCAAGGGACAGCGTACACTTACACCTGGAGATGTGCTGGAGGTTGATGGGACACTAACTTTGGGATGCTCCGAGGTGTTTTTCATCGAATGTGTGCCAAAGAGTGCAGAG GCACTTCATTCTGGACTCGCCAGAGTTTTGACACTATGTGAGCAGCAATCCCGTGGTTCAGTTGCATTACCAATAATTGGACCTGGTTTGGCGCTGTCAATACCTGTCAAAGATGCCGTAGATATTCTTACCAGAGAGATTACCACATTTTTATCTGGATTCACTGGTTCTCTCCACACCATTTACATCACCATAATGCCTAATGACACTCATTCTGAAGAG atGTTCCAAACAGTCTGTGTGGAGCTAAGTGCAAAAATGGTGGACAACACAGGGCAAG CTCTTTTTAATTCACTGACCACTGACCTTGATGAGATCGTCACGGCAGAATCTGGGACCCAGGTCCACCTGGTGTTTGGCGACATCACCAATGAGACTACTGATGTCATTCTCAACACTACTGACTTCACTACAACCGACTTCCAGACAG GAGTGTGTAAGGACATTCTCACTAAGGCAGGACCACACATCCAGTCTCAACTGACAGGGG CTCAGGTCCAGAGTGGAGAGATCTTTAAGACTCAGCCAGGAGGCTTTCCCTGTAAGCAGATCATGCATGTGTGTGGACAGAGGAGTGCCAGTGTAATCGAGACTTTGGCAAAAGAAATAGTGGTTCACTGTGAACGTGATCACTACCAGTCAGTGGCCATACCTGCTATCTGTGCTG GAAAAGGATGTATGGACCCAAAGGAGGTGGCCAAGTCCGTTTTACAAGGAGTAAAGGATGGCATTCAAGGAGCTAATCTCCGATATCTCAAAACTGTTCGCATTGTTCTGCTGAAAATCAATGTTTTCCTGGCATTCAAAGAGATGGCACAGCACATCTTGGGCATCAATACACAGTTGTCAG TTCCTGCACCTCTTGTACCTACCCGTGTAACCACCAGAGTGCGAAGTTCAACCACTGGAGAGCGGCATGCAACCACCACTAGAGCAAGCCGATCCCTTTCTTTACCTATAAGAAACAACATTAATTCGCTTTTGTCTTTGCCTGTAGCATTGGCCAAGGCTGAATTTCTTGTCATTGGACATACTATTGATGATGTGTCTAATGCATGCACAGCACTGAAACGGGCATATGAGAACCAGTGTTCTTCTCAGTCTATCTCCTCTGAAGATATTAATTGTCTTAGTGCTGATGAGATGAACCAGCTTAACTCTACAGTGGAGTCACTGCACCTGCACATGCAAGAGAGCAGCTCTGGTGTCTATGAAGTGATGGGGCAGAAAGATGGAGTCAATGAGGTGGCAGGACTGATTCAGGGTGCACTGCGCAGACAG CTAAGACAAATGGACCAGGAAAACCTTTATGGCCAAGTAACATGGTGCATTCTGGGACAACGGGGCCTTTGGCAGAAGTTATCCAAAGATATGAATTATAAGCTTGAAAAAAGGGATGTAAAAGATGGAATTATGGATGCACAAGGTGTGAAATGGACTGTGGATTTGAGAAATATGGTGGCCAAAGCAAGTGGGACAAGAAAGAAGACCAAACTTAAACGACTAGAGAACCATTCAG atttttctttgcCTATCTATTGGGACAACATGAATCCACATGAGCTCGTAAAGGTCGTTAACCTAGACCAATCATCTACAGAGTACCACAATGTAAAGGTGGACTTCAGGAAGACTGTCAAACAAACAGTTCTCAAG ATTGAACGTATCCAAAATGTGCATCTTCGGCGGTCATATGAGGGACGTATAAAAGAACAGGAGAACAGGAATGGTCCCGACGGTGCAGAAGAGAAGATACTTTATCACGGCACAACAGAGGAAGCCTCCAAAGCCATCATGAATACCAACTTTAACCGCAGATATGCTGGGCAAAATG GAACCGTGTATGGAGTGGGAACATATTTTGCTGTGAGTGCTAGTTACTCTGCCAACCCTCTGTACTCGATACCTAAATCAGATGGCACCCAACTCATGTTTGTGGCTCGTGTACTTACGGGTCGTTACGCTCAGGGTCAGGGCACCATGAAGGCACCTCCTGAAAACTTTGACAGCGTGGTAGACAACACACAGGACCCCACTATGTTTGTGGTGTTTCATGATTGCCAGGCCTACCCAGACTACCTCATCACTTTTAAATGA